Proteins co-encoded in one Pseudarthrobacter chlorophenolicus A6 genomic window:
- a CDS encoding sunset domain-containing protein encodes MDVVMWIVVAVIVVGAVWWLVSRNSRAKSSGAAGPAGNTRPDAARPPSSPADRRTDGALSGGGAAASAEAAGTAGIASAAGFGRPAEPAAPSAADEPADSAAAPGEATAHPGAAHTATDRADLSRDASGTTPAGAAADGTWSSPLGAAAEAPASPADSRPESPRDERSRQDQAEWETQWSEAGGSGTPETTPLVAPAPEQAPAPAAQPVHHAEYTEPHSPTLPGAETAAVEEDDAGLSAAARTGGQTSYSPGPAPATDVPVDTGAATAPDSPDSGTGSGLSDAPVAPAEDSAGSGLAAAETADRTQSSALAENGADHLQAPPSAPAQGAPEPQGHLAAEEPYGAGSAGAGADGSGPAEYTVKGDAGSMVYYEEGHPDYDGTRAEVWFESAAHAEAAGFRAPRRRRL; translated from the coding sequence ATGGATGTCGTCATGTGGATCGTGGTAGCAGTCATCGTCGTCGGCGCTGTGTGGTGGCTGGTCAGCCGCAACAGCCGGGCAAAGAGCTCCGGTGCCGCAGGCCCTGCCGGGAACACCCGGCCCGATGCAGCACGGCCTCCAAGCTCTCCGGCAGACCGCCGGACGGATGGGGCCCTTTCCGGCGGCGGCGCCGCGGCATCGGCCGAAGCGGCGGGAACGGCCGGAATTGCCTCTGCAGCAGGCTTCGGACGGCCCGCCGAGCCCGCGGCACCCTCCGCCGCGGACGAGCCTGCAGATTCGGCAGCAGCGCCGGGAGAAGCCACGGCCCACCCGGGCGCCGCCCACACGGCAACTGACCGCGCAGACCTCAGCCGGGACGCTTCCGGCACAACACCAGCCGGGGCGGCAGCGGATGGCACTTGGTCGTCGCCGCTGGGAGCCGCCGCCGAGGCGCCGGCATCCCCGGCGGATTCCCGCCCGGAAAGCCCTCGGGATGAGCGGAGCCGCCAGGATCAGGCGGAATGGGAGACGCAGTGGTCCGAGGCCGGCGGCTCGGGTACGCCGGAGACGACACCCCTCGTCGCGCCCGCGCCGGAACAGGCCCCGGCGCCGGCCGCCCAGCCCGTTCACCACGCGGAATACACGGAGCCCCACTCACCCACCCTCCCCGGCGCTGAGACTGCAGCCGTGGAAGAGGACGACGCCGGCCTGTCGGCTGCTGCCCGGACCGGAGGGCAGACGAGCTACTCCCCCGGCCCGGCCCCGGCCACCGACGTCCCTGTGGACACGGGCGCGGCGACTGCGCCGGACTCACCGGACAGCGGTACAGGCAGCGGCCTCAGCGACGCCCCTGTTGCCCCCGCTGAAGATTCCGCTGGTTCCGGCTTAGCTGCCGCGGAGACCGCGGACCGCACCCAGTCATCTGCCCTTGCAGAGAACGGTGCCGACCACCTGCAGGCACCCCCGTCCGCTCCGGCGCAGGGAGCCCCGGAACCGCAGGGCCATCTTGCTGCCGAGGAACCGTACGGAGCAGGGTCCGCAGGTGCCGGTGCGGACGGCAGCGGCCCCGCTGAGTACACGGTCAAGGGCGATGCCGGCTCCATGGTCTATTACGAAGAAGGCCACCCGGACTACGACGGGACGCGCGCCGAGGTCTGGTTTGAATCCGCCGCCCATGCCGAAGCCGCCGGTTTCCGGGCTCCCCGCCGCCGGCGCCTCTGA
- a CDS encoding MarR family winged helix-turn-helix transcriptional regulator, which yields MDHWPTGRLLSTAARLVEHSWNEKLGAIGLTHAGVIAIEVLAAQGPMTQAQLAQYVRVQAQTMGKTLSRLETHGHIARVRSTSDRRSHVVSLTERGKEAVAEAVEMERSVLASSSIDPELLRQELKSVVRELASQFATTPGNAAALVDNPSS from the coding sequence ATGGATCACTGGCCCACGGGGCGCCTCTTGTCCACTGCCGCGCGCCTCGTTGAACACTCGTGGAACGAAAAACTTGGCGCCATCGGCCTTACCCACGCCGGCGTTATCGCCATTGAGGTCCTTGCTGCGCAGGGTCCCATGACCCAGGCTCAGCTGGCCCAATACGTGCGTGTCCAGGCGCAAACCATGGGCAAGACCCTCAGCCGGCTTGAGACGCACGGCCACATTGCCCGCGTCCGCAGCACATCGGACCGCCGCAGCCACGTGGTCTCCCTCACCGAGAGGGGCAAGGAAGCGGTGGCTGAGGCTGTCGAGATGGAGCGTTCGGTGCTGGCGTCCTCGTCCATCGACCCCGAACTCCTGCGGCAGGAGCTCAAGTCCGTGGTCCGGGAACTTGCCAGCCAGTTCGCTACCACCCCGGGCAACGCTGCCGCCCTGGTGGACAACCCTTCCAGCTGA
- the bcp gene encoding thioredoxin-dependent thiol peroxidase, which translates to MAERLVTGDDAPGFTLKDASGKDVSLSPGSGRNTVVYFYPAAATPGCTKEACDFRDSLASLQSAGYDVVGISPDPVAKLAKFAAAEELTFPLLSDEDHAVAEAYGAWGEKKNYGKTYQGLIRSTIVVDPDGKVALAQYNVRATGHVAKLRRDLKLDA; encoded by the coding sequence ATGGCTGAAAGACTCGTTACCGGCGACGACGCGCCCGGATTCACGCTCAAGGATGCATCGGGCAAGGATGTTTCCCTCTCCCCCGGCTCCGGGCGCAACACAGTGGTGTACTTCTATCCGGCAGCCGCTACGCCGGGCTGCACCAAGGAAGCCTGCGATTTCCGTGACAGCCTGGCGTCCCTCCAGTCCGCCGGCTACGACGTGGTGGGGATCTCCCCGGACCCGGTGGCGAAGCTCGCCAAATTCGCTGCCGCCGAGGAACTGACTTTTCCCTTGCTTTCGGATGAGGACCACGCCGTGGCCGAGGCCTACGGTGCGTGGGGTGAAAAGAAGAACTACGGCAAGACCTACCAGGGCCTCATCCGCTCCACCATCGTGGTGGACCCCGACGGCAAGGTGGCTCTGGCCCAGTACAACGTCCGGGCCACCGGCCACGTTGCCAAGCTGCGGCGGGACCTGAAGCTCGACGCCTAA
- a CDS encoding fasciclin domain-containing protein codes for MQTIKRTTFTVAGVAAAALLSLTACGGSGTTSGSSSAPSAEPSASSMAPSPSASSSASASAGMMDPAANLVGPGCAGYAEKVPTGAGSVEGMALDPVAVAASNNPILTTLTAAVSGKLNPKVDLVDTLNGGEFTVFAPVDDAFAKIDPATIETLKTDDALLSKILTYHVVPGQITPDKIAGTHATVQGGSVTVTGSGDNLKVDDANVICGGVKTKNATVYLIDSVLMPK; via the coding sequence ATGCAGACAATCAAGCGCACAACTTTCACGGTCGCAGGCGTTGCAGCTGCCGCGCTGCTTAGCCTGACCGCGTGTGGCGGCTCCGGAACCACTTCCGGATCCTCGTCCGCTCCCTCAGCGGAGCCGTCGGCCTCCAGCATGGCCCCGTCACCGTCGGCGAGCTCCTCTGCCAGCGCCTCCGCAGGCATGATGGACCCGGCTGCCAACCTGGTGGGCCCGGGCTGCGCCGGTTACGCCGAGAAGGTACCCACCGGTGCCGGATCCGTCGAGGGCATGGCCCTTGATCCCGTCGCCGTTGCGGCCTCGAACAACCCGATCCTCACTACCCTCACCGCTGCGGTTTCGGGAAAACTGAACCCGAAGGTTGATCTGGTTGACACGCTCAACGGTGGCGAATTCACCGTCTTCGCTCCGGTTGACGACGCCTTTGCCAAGATCGACCCCGCGACCATTGAAACGCTGAAGACTGACGACGCCCTGTTGAGCAAGATCCTCACCTACCACGTGGTGCCCGGCCAGATCACGCCCGACAAGATCGCCGGCACTCACGCCACTGTCCAGGGCGGTTCCGTGACTGTAACGGGCAGCGGCGACAACCTTAAGGTTGACGATGCCAACGTGATCTGCGGCGGCGTCAAGACCAAGAACGCCACCGTTTACCTGATCGACTCGGTGCTGATGCCCAAGTAG
- a CDS encoding ABC transporter substrate-binding protein — protein sequence MTRSTSRRTVLTAGAALLAWGVTSCTNAPSPSPSSDSPSSTAGAEPAATFNFGTAAQPLGLDPALSSDVESQRITRQVLEGLVGVDQTTGKPTPLLATEWTESNEGRSYSFKLRDGVTFQDGTPFNADAVCVNFNRWFAFPAELRRQAPGSSFKGVFKAHSDEASLSIFESCTAVDQGTVRIDLTQRFTAFLQALTLPAFAMASPAALAAGKADVLDQNRAGRPVSAFATAPVGTGPFSFGSWDDQSVTLLSNKGYWGDRGQIATINFLAYDHPQTRLQALLDGRIDGYDAVTVGNFDQLVKRGKQIVQRDPFSVMYVGINQDIPVLQNQKVRQAIEMAIDKETLIRRFFIDNTTKATQFVPPKISGFNKDAPELGHDPAKAKEYLKDGGYAGEELKFYYPLNVTRPYLPTPEKVYAEISRQLTAVGINVRPVPVDWADGYLQKVQSPGDHALHLLGWNGSYSDADNFVGPLFGEKNGEFGYQDPQVFSKINRARGLPEGEDRDELYHTINAQIAATVPAVPIAFPISALALSDRVVSYPASPVLNEVFTKVQLKP from the coding sequence GTGACCAGAAGTACATCGCGGCGAACCGTCCTCACGGCCGGCGCCGCACTACTGGCCTGGGGTGTGACCTCGTGCACCAACGCACCGTCCCCTTCGCCGTCGTCGGATTCCCCCAGCTCCACGGCCGGCGCGGAACCCGCGGCGACATTCAACTTCGGCACGGCGGCCCAGCCGCTCGGCCTGGACCCTGCGCTCTCCAGCGACGTCGAATCACAGCGCATCACCCGGCAGGTCCTCGAAGGCCTGGTGGGAGTCGACCAGACCACCGGCAAGCCCACTCCCCTGCTCGCCACCGAATGGACCGAGTCCAACGAGGGCCGCAGCTACTCCTTCAAGCTGCGCGACGGTGTCACCTTCCAGGACGGCACCCCCTTTAATGCCGACGCAGTCTGCGTTAATTTCAACCGCTGGTTCGCCTTCCCGGCCGAGTTGCGGCGGCAGGCCCCCGGCAGCTCGTTCAAGGGCGTCTTCAAAGCGCACTCCGACGAAGCCTCGCTCTCCATCTTCGAGAGCTGCACGGCCGTGGACCAGGGCACCGTCCGGATCGACCTCACGCAGCGGTTTACGGCATTCCTGCAGGCCCTGACACTGCCCGCTTTCGCCATGGCTTCTCCGGCAGCCCTGGCGGCCGGGAAAGCCGATGTCCTTGACCAGAACCGGGCGGGGCGGCCCGTTTCCGCCTTCGCGACGGCGCCGGTGGGTACCGGCCCCTTCAGCTTTGGCTCCTGGGATGACCAGAGCGTCACCCTGCTGAGCAACAAGGGGTACTGGGGCGACCGTGGCCAGATCGCCACCATCAACTTCCTGGCCTACGATCATCCGCAAACACGGCTGCAGGCGTTACTCGACGGCCGGATCGACGGTTATGACGCCGTCACGGTGGGCAACTTCGACCAGCTGGTGAAGCGCGGCAAGCAGATCGTCCAGCGCGACCCGTTCTCGGTCATGTACGTGGGCATCAACCAGGACATCCCGGTCCTGCAAAACCAGAAGGTCCGGCAGGCCATCGAGATGGCCATCGACAAGGAGACCCTGATCCGCAGGTTCTTCATCGACAACACCACCAAAGCAACCCAGTTCGTCCCGCCAAAGATCAGCGGCTTCAACAAGGACGCCCCCGAGCTCGGCCACGATCCGGCGAAGGCAAAGGAATACCTGAAGGACGGGGGCTACGCCGGCGAGGAGCTGAAGTTCTACTATCCGCTCAACGTCACCCGGCCCTACCTGCCGACTCCCGAGAAGGTGTACGCCGAGATCAGCCGGCAGCTCACCGCCGTCGGCATCAATGTGCGGCCGGTTCCCGTGGACTGGGCAGACGGCTACCTGCAGAAAGTCCAGTCCCCCGGCGACCATGCCCTGCACCTGCTGGGCTGGAACGGTTCCTACTCGGACGCAGACAACTTCGTGGGGCCGCTGTTCGGCGAGAAGAACGGCGAGTTCGGCTACCAGGATCCGCAGGTGTTCTCCAAGATCAACCGCGCGCGCGGCCTGCCCGAGGGTGAGGACCGTGATGAGCTCTATCACACCATCAACGCCCAGATTGCGGCCACCGTCCCGGCAGTCCCCATCGCTTTCCCCATCTCTGCATTGGCTTTGTCCGACCGGGTGGTCAGCTACCCCGCGTCACCGGTCTTAAATGAAGTTTTCACGAAGGTGCAATTAAAGCCTTGA
- a CDS encoding malate:quinone oxidoreductase — MTFISKTQHADVVLIGGGIMSATLGAFLKQLEPNWTISLFERLDQPGLESSDPWNNAGTGHAALCELNYSPAAKDGSVSPAKALLINEQFQLSRQFWSHLVDGNLIGSPKGFINTVPHMSFVIGDDHTRFLKTRYEALKPHTLFRSMEYSEDHGQIAKWAPLIVKGRNAQQKVAATRAAEGTDVDFGALTRELTTYLGNNGVEINYGHDVTGISKASDGGWDLTLKHPRSGEHGRIHAKFVFVGAGGGALHLLQASGIPESKGYGGFPVSGQFFRCTDETIAAQHSAKVYGQASVGAPPMSVPHLDTRYVNGKRSLLFGPYAGFSTNFLKNGSYLDLPLSIRPGNIIPMLAVAKDNMDLTAYLIKEVAKRHGDKVEALREYYPEAKDGDWELITAGQRVQIIKKDPQKGGILQFGTEVIAGRDGSIGALLGASPGASTAVPIMIELLQKTFPKNFKGWQGKLKDMMPGYGVKLDENPELAAELERATAKSLQLESVSASN, encoded by the coding sequence GTGACCTTCATTTCCAAGACCCAACATGCCGACGTCGTCCTGATTGGCGGCGGCATCATGAGCGCAACGCTGGGGGCATTCCTCAAGCAGCTGGAACCGAACTGGACCATCTCCCTGTTCGAGCGGCTGGACCAGCCCGGCCTCGAAAGTTCAGACCCCTGGAACAACGCCGGGACCGGCCACGCGGCCCTCTGTGAGCTGAACTACTCCCCCGCAGCCAAAGACGGCTCGGTCAGCCCGGCCAAGGCCCTTCTGATCAATGAGCAGTTCCAGCTCTCCCGCCAGTTCTGGTCCCACCTGGTGGACGGCAACCTGATCGGATCCCCCAAGGGCTTCATCAACACCGTGCCGCACATGAGCTTCGTGATCGGCGATGACCACACCAGGTTCCTGAAGACCCGTTACGAGGCCCTCAAGCCGCACACGCTGTTCCGGAGCATGGAGTACTCCGAGGACCACGGCCAGATCGCCAAGTGGGCACCGCTGATCGTCAAGGGCCGCAACGCCCAGCAGAAGGTCGCCGCCACCCGCGCCGCCGAGGGCACCGACGTCGACTTCGGGGCACTCACCCGCGAGCTGACCACCTACCTCGGGAACAACGGCGTCGAAATCAACTACGGGCACGACGTCACCGGGATCAGCAAGGCGTCCGACGGCGGCTGGGACCTGACGCTGAAGCACCCCAGGTCCGGCGAGCACGGCAGGATCCACGCCAAGTTTGTCTTCGTCGGCGCCGGCGGCGGTGCCCTTCACCTGCTCCAGGCCTCGGGCATCCCGGAAAGCAAGGGTTACGGCGGGTTCCCCGTCTCCGGCCAGTTCTTCCGCTGCACAGACGAAACCATCGCCGCCCAGCACAGCGCCAAGGTCTACGGCCAGGCGTCAGTGGGCGCCCCGCCGATGTCCGTCCCGCACCTGGACACCCGTTACGTCAACGGCAAGCGGTCCCTCCTGTTTGGACCCTACGCCGGGTTCTCCACCAACTTCCTCAAAAACGGCTCCTACCTGGACCTTCCGTTGTCCATCCGGCCCGGCAACATCATTCCGATGCTGGCCGTTGCCAAGGACAACATGGACCTCACCGCCTACCTCATCAAGGAAGTGGCCAAGCGCCACGGCGACAAGGTTGAAGCGCTCCGGGAGTACTACCCCGAAGCCAAGGACGGCGACTGGGAACTGATAACTGCCGGCCAGCGTGTACAGATCATCAAGAAGGATCCGCAAAAGGGCGGCATCCTTCAGTTCGGTACTGAAGTGATTGCCGGCCGCGACGGTTCCATCGGCGCGCTGCTGGGAGCCTCACCCGGAGCCTCCACCGCTGTTCCCATCATGATCGAACTGCTGCAGAAGACGTTCCCCAAGAACTTCAAGGGCTGGCAGGGCAAGCTGAAGGACATGATGCCCGGTTACGGGGTGAAGCTGGATGAGAATCCCGAGCTCGCCGCCGAGCTTGAGCGGGCAACTGCCAAGTCCCTTCAGCTGGAGAGTGTCTCCGCCAGCAACTGA